A region from the Candidatus Goldiibacteriota bacterium HGW-Goldbacteria-1 genome encodes:
- a CDS encoding crossover junction endodeoxyribonuclease RuvC, with protein MIILGIDPGTARCGYGVIEKKGSAVRAAAYGLIETDKDMEPALRLKKIYNELSDIIDKYKPEFVSVEKLFFNKNVTTAISVAEARGVILLSAVLAGAQIREYTPMQVKMALTGYGKADKKQMQEMIKMLLGLKAVPKPDDVADALAIAVCCSSFYKFENFKNTGGKK; from the coding sequence ATGATAATACTGGGAATAGATCCCGGCACCGCGCGCTGCGGCTACGGGGTGATAGAAAAAAAGGGAAGCGCTGTCAGGGCCGCGGCTTACGGGCTTATAGAGACAGACAAAGATATGGAACCCGCCTTAAGGCTTAAAAAGATATATAATGAACTTTCTGATATAATAGATAAATACAAACCGGAATTTGTGTCAGTGGAAAAACTTTTCTTTAATAAAAATGTGACTACGGCGATAAGCGTTGCGGAAGCAAGGGGTGTAATTCTTCTTTCCGCGGTTTTGGCCGGTGCGCAGATAAGGGAATACACACCGATGCAGGTGAAGATGGCGCTTACCGGTTACGGCAAAGCCGATAAAAAGCAGATGCAGGAAATGATAAAAATGCTGCTTGGTTTAAAGGCGGTTCCAAAACCGGATGATGTGGCTGACGCGCTGGCAATAGCGGTGTGCTGTTCCAGTTTTTATAAGTTTGAAAATTTTAAAAATACAGGCGGAAAAAAATGA
- a CDS encoding Holliday junction branch migration DNA helicase RuvB has translation MKDDKDTERIVEGFAEPEERVRENALRPKLLTDYIGQESVKEKLKILIEAAKKRKEPPEHILFYGPPGLGKTTLSHIIANELGVNIKSTAGPVIEKAGDLAAIITNLEENDILFIDEIHRLNHSVEEIMYPALEDGVLDIVIGKGPSAKTFRINLPKFTLIGATTRAGMISAPLRERFGAVYRVDFYDTDSIAIILKRSAEILGVKSDKEGIYEIARRSRGTPRVANRLLKRVRDFAQVKALGVIDVKTAKAALAMLEIDEIGLDNMDRKVITTIIEKFKGGPVGIETIAVAVSEEADTIEDVYEPFLIQLGFIQRTSSGRKVTGKAYEHFGYKKPENGELF, from the coding sequence ATGAAAGACGACAAAGATACAGAGCGCATAGTGGAAGGGTTTGCGGAGCCGGAAGAGCGGGTACGGGAAAACGCTTTACGGCCCAAACTGCTTACTGATTATATAGGTCAGGAAAGCGTAAAAGAGAAACTTAAAATATTAATTGAGGCGGCTAAGAAAAGAAAAGAACCGCCGGAGCATATTTTATTTTACGGTCCGCCCGGGCTTGGAAAGACCACTTTATCGCACATCATTGCCAATGAACTTGGCGTAAATATTAAATCAACAGCAGGGCCTGTAATAGAAAAAGCCGGTGACCTTGCGGCTATTATCACCAACCTTGAAGAAAACGACATTCTTTTTATAGACGAGATACACAGGCTTAATCATTCGGTTGAAGAAATAATGTATCCGGCGCTGGAAGACGGCGTGCTGGATATTGTAATAGGCAAGGGGCCGTCCGCAAAAACATTCAGGATAAATCTGCCTAAGTTCACGCTTATAGGCGCGACCACAAGGGCGGGCATGATATCCGCCCCTTTAAGGGAGCGTTTTGGCGCTGTGTACAGGGTGGATTTTTATGATACTGATTCCATAGCAATTATTTTAAAACGTTCCGCGGAAATTCTTGGGGTTAAGTCAGACAAAGAGGGTATTTACGAAATTGCAAGGCGCTCGCGCGGGACACCAAGGGTGGCAAACAGGCTGTTAAAGCGCGTAAGGGATTTTGCGCAGGTTAAAGCGCTTGGCGTTATTGACGTTAAAACCGCAAAGGCCGCGCTTGCCATGCTTGAAATTGATGAAATAGGCCTTGATAATATGGACAGAAAGGTCATAACCACAATCATAGAAAAATTCAAAGGCGGCCCTGTGGGAATAGAAACCATTGCGGTAGCGGTATCTGAAGAAGCCGATACTATAGAAGATGTGTATGAACCGTTTTTAATTCAGCTTGGTTTTATTCAAAGGACATCATCCGGGCGCAAGGTTACAGGCAAGGCATATGAACATTTTGGGTATAAGAAACCGGAAAATGGAGAGTTATTTTAA
- a CDS encoding anti-sigma factor antagonist, with protein MEGLNIKVTDKGDIKVVSCQGYIDTTTSSLLENKMAELIQGKKFKIIMDLGEVDYISSAGWGIFISEIKNIRKNKGDLKLVNMKQEVMEIFELLDFTNILEYYKTADEAAKKFK; from the coding sequence ATGGAAGGTTTAAATATTAAGGTTACGGATAAAGGTGATATAAAAGTGGTAAGCTGTCAGGGTTACATTGACACCACCACATCATCCCTTCTTGAAAATAAAATGGCGGAACTTATTCAGGGCAAAAAATTTAAGATAATAATGGACCTTGGAGAAGTGGACTACATAAGCAGTGCAGGATGGGGTATCTTTATCAGTGAAATTAAGAACATAAGAAAGAATAAAGGCGACCTGAAACTTGTAAATATGAAGCAGGAAGTAATGGAAATATTTGAACTTCTGGATTTCACGAACATCCTGGAGTATTACAAAACCGCGGACGAAGCAGCAAAAAAATTCAAGTAA
- a CDS encoding 50S ribosomal protein L9, with amino-acid sequence MEVILKENVKKLGNAGDLVKVTDGYARNFLFPQNMAMPVSDKNLKSIQEEMKRRSVKLEAKKDKLKEMAGQLEGKEFTVKKKASADDKLFGSVTEADVAAAIKAAGYDVNKSNIKMESHIKEVGNFAVKVKLKGDIESNVVLWVVKEA; translated from the coding sequence ATGGAAGTCATATTAAAAGAAAACGTAAAAAAATTAGGAAACGCAGGGGACCTTGTAAAAGTAACTGACGGATATGCCAGGAATTTTCTTTTTCCACAGAACATGGCTATGCCTGTTTCTGACAAGAACTTAAAATCAATTCAGGAAGAGATGAAAAGGCGTTCTGTCAAGCTTGAAGCCAAAAAAGACAAACTTAAAGAAATGGCCGGGCAGCTTGAAGGTAAAGAATTTACCGTAAAGAAAAAAGCGTCAGCCGATGACAAACTTTTTGGTTCTGTTACCGAAGCAGACGTGGCAGCGGCAATTAAAGCGGCCGGTTATGACGTAAATAAAAGCAACATAAAGATGGAATCGCATATCAAAGAAGTTGGAAACTTTGCCGTAAAAGTAAAACTTAAGGGCGACATAGAATCCAATGTAGTTCTTTGGGTGGTTAAGGAAGCCTGA
- a CDS encoding NUDIX hydrolase, which yields MVQDKNIRIRVAGICLDKNNRLLLVNHQKNGKSYWLLPGGGVEYGETLHEALKREFMEEMSLNVKKAGELLFVNDSIYPGGKRHVINMYFRVRVSGVLKPNPDHILKNAVYMKKSEFKKILFYPDIKNDIMSMWSNKFMKQAGYLKTKWKD from the coding sequence ATCGTGCAGGATAAAAATATCAGGATACGCGTGGCGGGGATATGCCTGGATAAAAATAACAGGCTGTTGCTGGTCAACCACCAGAAGAATGGCAAGTCGTACTGGCTTTTGCCGGGCGGCGGCGTGGAATACGGCGAGACCCTGCACGAAGCGTTAAAGCGCGAGTTTATGGAAGAGATGTCCCTGAATGTGAAAAAAGCGGGGGAACTGCTTTTTGTCAATGATTCCATATACCCCGGAGGAAAAAGGCACGTTATTAATATGTATTTTAGGGTGCGGGTATCCGGCGTGTTAAAACCAAACCCTGACCACATCCTGAAAAACGCCGTTTATATGAAAAAAAGTGAATTTAAAAAAATACTGTTTTATCCGGATATAAAAAATGATATAATGAGTATGTGGTCAAATAAGTTTATGAAACAGGCGGGATATTTAAAAACTAAGTGGAAAGACTAA
- the alr gene encoding alanine racemase, giving the protein MRERYECNACAHIDMSALSHNFILAGRLSGGREIIPVIKANAYGHGSVEVASYLTENLGAKKLAVARVNEGIEIRAGQINSSIIILGGFYEDEIQELIHYNLEPSVYDMPLLCLLDKKAAAAKKIIKVHLKINTGMNRLGVKPEKAPGFINFIRNSNFLKLESVYTHFADADLANDKRTKKQSLILESLKKAAGPDVLFHAANSAAILKYPFAHFDAVRPGIMMYGSYCDKKTAKSLLPVMTLKTSVAQVIGLKSGDKVSYGGRYTARKKEYAAVISIGYGDGFPRSLSGKGEVMINGKKRKVLGTVCMDLTVVQADKNVKQGDAVLVFGRDGKNIMPIEKMAEDAGTIAYEILTGISDRVKRIYKY; this is encoded by the coding sequence ATGCGTGAAAGATACGAGTGTAACGCGTGCGCCCATATAGACATGTCCGCGCTGTCGCACAATTTTATCCTTGCCGGCAGGCTGTCCGGCGGGCGGGAAATAATACCGGTTATAAAAGCCAACGCTTACGGGCACGGCTCTGTTGAAGTTGCCTCTTATCTGACAGAAAATCTTGGGGCAAAAAAACTTGCGGTAGCCAGGGTAAATGAAGGTATTGAAATCCGAGCAGGGCAGATTAATTCTTCCATTATAATACTTGGTGGTTTTTATGAAGATGAAATTCAGGAATTAATTCACTATAACCTTGAACCTTCTGTATATGATATGCCCCTGCTGTGCCTGCTGGATAAAAAAGCCGCCGCGGCAAAAAAAATAATAAAAGTACACCTTAAAATAAACACGGGAATGAACAGGCTTGGCGTTAAACCCGAAAAAGCCCCTGGATTCATAAATTTTATCAGAAACAGTAATTTTCTAAAACTTGAATCTGTCTACACGCATTTCGCGGATGCCGACCTTGCCAATGACAAAAGGACAAAAAAACAGTCATTAATACTTGAATCTTTAAAAAAGGCAGCCGGGCCTGATGTGCTTTTTCACGCGGCAAATTCCGCTGCAATTTTAAAATATCCTTTCGCGCATTTTGATGCGGTAAGGCCGGGAATTATGATGTACGGTTCGTACTGCGATAAAAAAACAGCCAAATCATTATTGCCGGTGATGACGCTAAAAACTTCAGTCGCGCAGGTGATTGGCCTTAAGAGCGGCGACAAAGTAAGCTATGGCGGCAGGTACACCGCGCGTAAAAAAGAATATGCCGCGGTTATTTCCATAGGCTACGGCGACGGCTTCCCGCGTTCTTTATCGGGTAAGGGCGAAGTTATGATTAACGGCAAAAAAAGAAAAGTGCTTGGCACTGTGTGTATGGACCTGACAGTGGTACAGGCGGACAAAAATGTAAAGCAGGGCGACGCTGTGCTTGTTTTTGGCAGGGATGGAAAAAATATTATGCCCATTGAAAAAATGGCGGAAGACGCGGGTACCATTGCTTATGAAATTCTTACCGGAATATCCGACAGGGTAAAAAGAATTTATAAATATTAA
- the rpsR gene encoding 30S ribosomal protein S18 encodes MKPPAGGMKRNFVFKRAKKKRCKLCTAGKDTVDYKDVDFLRGFITDRGKIIPRRVTGNCAKHQRAVTRTVKKSREAGMLPFTAE; translated from the coding sequence ATGAAACCACCAGCAGGCGGAATGAAAAGGAATTTTGTATTCAAGAGGGCAAAAAAGAAAAGGTGCAAACTTTGCACTGCGGGAAAAGATACTGTGGATTATAAAGACGTGGATTTTCTCCGCGGATTTATCACCGACAGGGGCAAGATTATACCAAGAAGGGTAACCGGCAACTGCGCCAAACATCAGCGCGCTGTTACAAGGACAGTAAAGAAATCAAGAGAAGCGGGAATGCTGCCTTTTACGGCTGAATAA
- the dnaB gene encoding replicative DNA helicase, with product MSEKTIQGKVPPQNAEAEQSLLGSILLRGQAIDVVIPIITAEDFYDVRHKKIYSAMFELQTVGGAIDSLTLIDKLNGTGELESVGGATYISDLSNLMPTWMHVEDYAKIIREKADLRKLIGISAEILENSFDEEKPSREIIEAAENQIFSITEKSRGSLREVKDMIHDVYVQMDEMGRMKDELIGLETGYKKIDEATSGLTGGSLVIVAARPSLGKTSLVLNIAHRLATRKQKNILFFSFEMSAEDLIRRMLATGSRVSIQKIRTGKYMTKEEKQKILEAAGVLSETRMFIDTDDNGVFEMRAKVRTIMSQLKRENKSLDLIIIDYMQLVKPDASIKSREQQISTISRAMKAMARETNIPVIALSQLNRESEKRDRTKSGKRIEPKLSDLRESGAIEQDADVVIFIDRDDEKDTEGVEQQGSAERFVKVRRCRLIIAKNRNGPTLTQPVLFLPELTCFEETTELQNDEAFS from the coding sequence ATGTCTGAAAAAACAATTCAGGGGAAAGTGCCCCCGCAGAACGCGGAGGCCGAACAGTCCTTGCTTGGCAGCATTCTTCTTCGCGGCCAGGCAATAGACGTGGTCATACCCATAATCACAGCCGAAGATTTTTATGATGTCAGGCACAAGAAAATATATTCTGCCATGTTTGAACTGCAGACAGTGGGCGGGGCAATAGACAGCCTGACTCTTATTGACAAACTTAACGGCACCGGAGAGCTTGAATCGGTGGGCGGGGCCACATATATTTCCGACCTTTCAAATCTTATGCCCACGTGGATGCACGTGGAAGATTACGCCAAAATAATCCGTGAAAAAGCTGATTTAAGAAAACTTATAGGCATTTCCGCCGAAATACTGGAGAATTCTTTTGACGAAGAAAAACCTTCCAGAGAAATAATTGAAGCCGCGGAAAATCAGATATTTTCCATAACAGAAAAAAGCAGGGGTTCGCTGCGCGAAGTAAAAGACATGATTCATGATGTTTACGTGCAGATGGATGAAATGGGAAGGATGAAGGACGAGCTTATAGGCCTTGAGACCGGATACAAAAAGATAGACGAAGCAACATCGGGGCTTACGGGCGGGTCGCTTGTCATTGTGGCCGCAAGGCCGTCTTTGGGAAAAACATCGCTTGTGCTTAATATCGCGCACAGGCTTGCCACCAGAAAACAGAAGAATATCCTTTTCTTCAGTTTTGAAATGAGCGCGGAGGATCTTATAAGAAGGATGCTTGCGACCGGTTCCAGGGTCAGCATTCAGAAGATAAGGACCGGCAAGTACATGACCAAAGAAGAAAAACAGAAGATACTTGAAGCGGCAGGCGTATTGTCCGAAACAAGGATGTTTATAGACACGGATGATAACGGCGTTTTTGAAATGCGCGCTAAAGTAAGGACTATAATGTCGCAGTTAAAAAGAGAAAACAAGTCGCTTGACCTTATAATAATAGATTACATGCAGCTGGTAAAACCGGACGCTTCCATTAAATCGCGCGAACAGCAGATTTCCACAATATCCAGGGCCATGAAGGCGATGGCAAGGGAAACAAATATCCCGGTAATTGCGCTGTCACAGTTAAACCGGGAATCGGAAAAAAGGGACCGCACCAAAAGCGGCAAGCGGATAGAACCCAAACTTTCAGACTTGCGCGAAAGCGGCGCCATAGAGCAGGATGCCGACGTTGTTATATTTATTGACCGTGATGATGAAAAAGACACCGAAGGCGTGGAACAGCAGGGAAGCGCGGAGCGGTTTGTAAAGGTAAGGCGCTGCAGGCTTATAATCGCCAAAAACCGTAACGGCCCAACGCTGACGCAGCCTGTATTGTTCCTTCCGGAACTTACATGCTTTGAGGAGACCACAGAACTTCAGAATGACGAGGCTTTCAGCTGA
- the rpsF gene encoding 30S ribosomal protein S6 — MRTYEAIVYLRPTLTEEEIKATLAKVKKTLEEVKGEVIEEKAPEKKKLHFFMKKFKDAFVYYIKFKVDEKQVFDVREKLRLTEEVIRFMVSNEVIIKLKKQKVRKPKKAAVETAVEKPAPADVPSETSQGGGEQA, encoded by the coding sequence ATGAGAACGTATGAAGCAATTGTTTATTTAAGGCCGACTTTGACTGAAGAGGAAATTAAGGCCACTTTGGCAAAGGTTAAGAAGACGTTAGAAGAGGTAAAAGGCGAAGTTATAGAAGAAAAAGCGCCGGAAAAGAAGAAACTTCATTTTTTTATGAAGAAGTTTAAAGACGCTTTTGTATATTACATCAAATTCAAAGTGGATGAAAAACAGGTATTTGATGTCAGGGAAAAATTAAGGCTTACCGAAGAGGTCATAAGGTTTATGGTTTCCAATGAAGTTATAATTAAGCTGAAGAAACAAAAGGTCAGAAAACCGAAGAAAGCTGCGGTAGAAACAGCGGTTGAAAAGCCGGCGCCTGCGGACGTTCCTTCTGAAACATCACAGGGCGGCGGGGAACAGGCATAA
- a CDS encoding single-stranded DNA-binding protein, with amino-acid sequence MANLNRVLLMGNLTRDLEIKYVKTGQPVTNIRLAVNRAYTTQTGEKKEEVCFVNVVVWGKQAESCHTYLRKGSSVFVEGRLQSRSWESDDGKKNSILEVVADRVQFLDRKGKKDEEFTGEDDTQGADAPGGTPSGGDDAPF; translated from the coding sequence ATGGCTAATTTAAACAGGGTACTTCTTATGGGAAACCTTACAAGAGACCTGGAGATAAAGTACGTGAAGACGGGGCAGCCGGTTACAAACATAAGGCTTGCTGTAAACCGCGCTTACACGACGCAGACAGGGGAAAAGAAAGAAGAAGTATGTTTTGTAAACGTTGTCGTGTGGGGTAAGCAGGCGGAAAGCTGCCACACTTATTTAAGAAAAGGCTCTTCCGTGTTTGTTGAAGGAAGGCTGCAGTCCAGAAGCTGGGAATCGGATGACGGAAAGAAAAACAGCATTCTTGAAGTAGTAGCGGACAGGGTGCAGTTCCTTGACAGAAAAGGAAAGAAAGACGAAGAATTTACCGGTGAGGATGATACGCAGGGCGCTGACGCGCCGGGCGGAACGCCTTCCGGCGGGGATGACGCCCCGTTCTAG
- a CDS encoding pyruvate, phosphate dikinase, translating to MKDSTGIPGLDKILKGIIPGDNIVWQTDVLEHFLPYVKPYCAYAKSENRKLIYFRFSGHTPFASEADGAQVHVLRPEEGFEKFITQMHDVIGKTGDGAYYIFDSLSELAVQNFSESMIENFFVLTCPRLLKMKCIAYFVVTSNLNSYHATKPITKTTQLILDIYSRDGRDYIQPVKVDGRYSSDMFMLHERAGDDFLPVMNSSDIAEISASEPWYGLQSAPYRAVGLWDRLFIESEDVIESCRRGECSLDTVNAIYLRQLKQIFSTDERMLEMAKKFIDLPELIRIWKRTIGTGMIGGKSAGMLLAHAILKKHFSEYAGIIEKHDSFYIGSDIFYSFLVRNGCWHIRQQQKDPATVYEHLEEAKNLILNGKFQESEKQKFSDMLDYFGQAPIIVRSSSLLEDNFGNAFSGKYESIFCVNNGTKEQRLEEFLKAVRVIYASTMSEEALAYRARRNVLDMDEQMALLVQRVSGTRYENIFMPHLAGVGFSYNSYKWDEDIDPSSGLIRLVYGLGTRAVDRHDDDYTRIVAVNAPKKRPEGNQTDTVKFTQKRVDVLDIQKNELKTEYFTDIIKENPGVNPEMFSVEKEFNETRYRIINFDTVISGTEFIKDMGKMLRILRDNYGSQVDIEFTANFTPDKKYRINLLQCRPQHVRKESGTSSMLPAADEERIILKSKGGLVGQGRTIKVDRIIYVVPEIYGLLPEQERYAVARLVGRAAHFKEEAGKNIMLLGPGRWGTRMVQLGVPVVFSEINTVSVICEIGRMHEGLIPDLSMGTHFFNDLVEMNILYIGFFASSQGNILNEKFLHSLPDSFAQIFPGEKNYGGAVRVIESDDLKIYLQADPVKQQCLVFAG from the coding sequence ATGAAAGACAGCACGGGAATACCGGGACTTGATAAAATATTAAAAGGGATAATTCCCGGCGATAATATTGTCTGGCAGACGGATGTGCTGGAACATTTTCTGCCTTATGTAAAACCATACTGTGCTTACGCGAAGTCGGAAAACAGAAAACTGATATATTTTCGTTTTTCCGGACATACGCCTTTTGCCTCTGAAGCGGACGGCGCGCAGGTGCATGTGCTTCGCCCCGAAGAGGGATTTGAAAAATTCATAACGCAGATGCATGATGTCATAGGGAAAACAGGGGACGGCGCTTATTACATATTTGATTCGCTCTCTGAACTTGCCGTACAGAACTTCAGCGAAAGCATGATAGAAAACTTTTTTGTGCTTACCTGTCCAAGGCTTTTGAAAATGAAGTGTATCGCGTATTTTGTGGTGACCAGCAACCTGAATTCATATCACGCCACAAAGCCGATAACAAAGACCACGCAGCTGATACTGGATATATACAGCAGGGACGGCCGCGACTACATTCAGCCGGTGAAGGTTGACGGCAGGTATTCTTCGGATATGTTTATGCTTCATGAACGCGCGGGGGATGATTTCTTGCCGGTTATGAACAGTTCTGATATCGCGGAAATATCCGCGTCCGAGCCGTGGTATGGGCTGCAGTCGGCGCCTTACCGGGCTGTGGGGCTGTGGGACAGGCTCTTTATAGAATCTGAAGATGTTATAGAATCGTGCAGGCGCGGGGAATGTTCTCTTGATACGGTTAACGCGATATATTTAAGGCAGTTAAAACAGATTTTTTCAACTGATGAAAGAATGCTGGAAATGGCAAAAAAGTTTATTGACCTGCCGGAACTGATACGCATATGGAAGCGGACAATAGGCACGGGAATGATTGGGGGCAAATCCGCCGGAATGCTTCTGGCGCACGCTATTTTAAAAAAACATTTTTCGGAATACGCCGGAATCATTGAAAAACATGATTCTTTTTATATAGGTTCCGATATTTTTTATTCTTTTCTTGTGCGTAACGGATGCTGGCACATAAGGCAGCAGCAGAAAGACCCGGCCACCGTTTATGAACATCTGGAAGAAGCCAAAAATCTTATTTTAAACGGAAAGTTTCAGGAAAGTGAGAAACAGAAGTTTTCGGACATGCTGGATTATTTTGGGCAGGCTCCTATAATTGTCCGTTCAAGTTCGCTTCTTGAAGACAACTTTGGCAACGCGTTTTCCGGGAAATACGAAAGCATCTTCTGCGTAAACAATGGCACAAAAGAACAGAGGCTTGAAGAGTTTTTAAAAGCAGTCCGTGTAATCTACGCCAGCACTATGTCTGAAGAAGCGCTGGCTTACAGGGCAAGGCGTAATGTCCTTGATATGGATGAACAGATGGCGCTTTTGGTGCAGAGGGTTTCCGGAACAAGGTATGAAAATATATTTATGCCGCATCTTGCCGGCGTGGGATTTTCCTATAATTCCTATAAGTGGGATGAAGACATTGACCCGTCTTCCGGGCTTATACGCCTTGTGTACGGGCTTGGAACCAGGGCCGTTGACAGGCATGACGATGATTACACACGGATAGTGGCGGTAAATGCCCCGAAAAAAAGGCCGGAAGGTAATCAAACTGATACGGTAAAGTTCACGCAAAAAAGAGTGGATGTTCTGGACATTCAGAAAAATGAACTGAAAACGGAGTACTTCACTGATATTATCAAAGAAAACCCGGGAGTAAATCCTGAAATGTTTTCGGTGGAAAAGGAATTCAACGAAACCCGGTACAGGATAATTAATTTTGATACGGTTATATCAGGCACGGAATTTATAAAAGACATGGGCAAGATGCTGCGCATATTAAGGGATAATTATGGCAGCCAGGTGGATATAGAATTTACCGCGAATTTCACGCCGGATAAAAAGTACAGGATAAACCTGCTTCAGTGCAGGCCTCAGCATGTCAGAAAGGAAAGCGGAACTTCAAGCATGCTTCCTGCCGCGGATGAAGAAAGAATAATTCTTAAGTCTAAAGGCGGGCTTGTGGGGCAGGGGCGGACAATTAAAGTGGACAGGATAATATATGTGGTGCCGGAAATTTATGGGCTGCTGCCCGAACAGGAAAGGTATGCTGTGGCACGGCTGGTGGGAAGGGCCGCTCATTTTAAAGAAGAAGCGGGTAAAAATATAATGCTCTTAGGGCCCGGAAGGTGGGGCACGCGCATGGTGCAGCTTGGCGTGCCGGTTGTATTTTCGGAGATTAACACGGTATCTGTAATATGCGAAATTGGCAGAATGCATGAAGGCCTTATCCCTGACCTTTCCATGGGAACGCATTTTTTTAATGACCTCGTGGAAATGAATATTCTGTATATTGGATTCTTTGCGTCGTCGCAGGGTAATATATTAAATGAAAAGTTTCTGCATTCGCTGCCTGATAGTTTTGCGCAGATATTTCCCGGAGAAAAAAATTATGGTGGCGCCGTCAGGGTGATAGAAAGCGATGATTTAAAGATATATCTTCAGGCGGATCCTGTGAAACAACAGTGCCTGGTATTTGCCGGATAA
- a CDS encoding Holliday junction branch migration protein RuvA — translation MIAFVEGRIDSLAENYAVIDVNGVGYGIFISAATYLDIKDVTAPVRLYTYMNVREDAQELYGFITLQEKETFLMLISVNGIGAKAGMTILGNITIDALKRAIGSENIEALTKIPGLGRKKAERIILELKDKCKSMAVKEPKGGNIPDEEEYIQVLTALGFNYGQAREALKEALRSIEGTADKEKVIKEALKRLG, via the coding sequence ATGATAGCTTTTGTGGAAGGCAGAATAGACAGTCTGGCGGAAAATTACGCTGTTATAGACGTTAATGGTGTGGGCTACGGGATATTTATTTCCGCTGCCACATATCTTGATATAAAGGACGTAACAGCGCCGGTCAGGCTTTATACTTACATGAATGTCAGGGAAGACGCGCAGGAATTATACGGCTTTATTACCCTGCAGGAAAAAGAGACTTTTTTAATGTTAATTTCCGTCAATGGAATAGGCGCCAAAGCGGGAATGACCATACTGGGAAATATTACAATAGACGCGTTAAAGCGCGCGATTGGCAGCGAAAATATTGAAGCGCTTACAAAGATACCGGGCTTAGGCAGAAAAAAAGCGGAACGCATTATTCTTGAACTTAAGGATAAATGTAAATCCATGGCAGTAAAAGAACCAAAAGGCGGAAACATCCCTGACGAAGAAGAATACATACAGGTTTTAACCGCGCTTGGTTTTAATTACGGGCAGGCAAGGGAAGCGTTAAAGGAAGCGTTAAGGAGTATTGAAGGTACTGCGGATAAAGAAAAAGTAATTAAGGAAGCGCTGAAAAGGCTGGGATAG